One Alligator mississippiensis isolate rAllMis1 chromosome 1, rAllMis1, whole genome shotgun sequence genomic window carries:
- the MSANTD4 gene encoding myb/SANT-like DNA-binding domain-containing protein 4, which yields MKQLKRKRKSNFSVQETQTLLKEIRKRKEVLFSKQLNTTINEMKRKAWEEIAECVNSVGEGEQRTGTEVKRRYLDWRALMKRKRLNANIKVVGAGFHLPSSDLDESFNEDMDEKIGFINEYNFEWQNITDFREAGGSLTEIKVEEEEEDPQSFEFPIEEEEEILSSVLPDSKKENDLPDFTHIEEFGNLSSAQARLACEDSHLLISLEKQKLELEKQRLDIEAERLQVEKERLQIEKERLRHVDLEHERLQLEKERLQIEREKLRLEALHTDKPAFENDLAQGEKPILQPLDLETEKLKLEKERLQLEKERLQFLKFESEKLQIEKERLQVEKERLRIQREGHLQ from the exons atgaaacaattaaaaagaaaaagaaaaagcaattttAGCGTTCAGGAAACTCAAACTCTCCTCAAAGAAATCAGAAAAAGGAAAGAGGTACTTTTTTCTAAGCAGCTTAATACAACAATTAATGAGATGAAACGGAAGGCTTGGGAGGAAATAGCTGAGTGTGTGAATTCTGTGGGTGAAGGAGAACAGAGAACAGGGACAGAAGTGAAAAGGCGATACCTCGACTGGAGAGCACTCATGAAGAGAAAGCGTCTGAATGCAAACATCAAAGTAGTAGGTGCTGGGTTTCACCTTCCTTCATCTGATTTAGACGAGTCTTTCAATGAAGATATGGATGAGAAAATAGGGTTTATAAATGAATATAATTTTGAATGGCAAAACATCACAGACTTCAGAGAAGCAGGTGGATCTTTAACAGAAATCAAggtagaagaggaagaggaggatccgCAAAGTTTTGAA TTTCCTattgaggaagaagaagaaattctGTCATCAGTTTTGCCAGATTCCAAGAAGGAAAATGACCTACCTGATTTCACCCATATTGAAGAATTTGGAAATCTAAGCTCTGCTCAAGCCAGGCTTGCCTGTGAGGATTCTCATTTACTCATAAGTCTGGAGAAGCAGAAACTAGAGCTGGAGAAACAGAGACTGGACATTGAAGCTGAAAGACTACAGGTAGAGAAAGAACGCCTGCAGATTGAAAAGGAGCGGCTGCGGCATGTGGACTTGGAGCATGAGAGACTTCAGTTGGAGAAGGAGCGATTGCAAATCGAGAGGGAGAAACTAAGGTTAGAGGCCCTACACACTGACAAACCTGCTTTCGAGAATGACCTTGCCCAGGGGGAAAAACCCATCTTGCAGCCTCTGGATCTAGAAACTGAAAAATTAAAGCTTGAAAAAGAACGTTTGCAATTagagaaagagaggctgcagTTTTTAAAGTTTGAATCTGAGAAGTTGCAGATTGAGAAGGAACGTTTGCAAGTGGAGAAAGAACGCCTTAGAATTCAGCGAGAAGGACACTTGCAGTGA